The following coding sequences are from one Sciurus carolinensis chromosome 11, mSciCar1.2, whole genome shotgun sequence window:
- the LOC124960020 gene encoding LOW QUALITY PROTEIN: L-lactate dehydrogenase C chain-like (The sequence of the model RefSeq protein was modified relative to this genomic sequence to represent the inferred CDS: inserted 1 base in 1 codon) → MSTVKEQLIENLVAEDAVSQRKITIIGSGAVGMACAICILLKDLADELALVDVAVDKLKGETMDLQHGSLFFSTSKIVSGKDYKVSENSKLVIVTAGARQNEGESRLDLVQRNVAIMKSIIPCIVRYSPDCKMLIVSNPVDILTYVVWKISGLPASRVIGSGCNLDSARFRYLIGEKLGVHPTSCHGWIIGEHGDSSVPLWSGVNVAGVPLKSLHPDLGTDSDKEQWKTIHKQVVESAYEVLKLKGYTSWAIGLSVTDLAXIILKNLRRVHPVSTMVKGLYGIKEEIFLSIPCILGRNGISDIVKVNLNSQEEVLLKKSANTLWDIQKDLVF, encoded by the exons ATGTCAACTGTCAAGGAGCAGCTTATTGAGAATCTAGTTGCGGAAGATGCAGTCTCCCAGAGGAAGATCACCATTATTGGGTCTGGTGCTGTAGGCATGGCTTGTGCTATTTGTATCTTACTGAAG GATTTGGCTGATGAACTTGCCCTTGTTGATGTCGCAGTGGACAAATTGAAGGGAGAAACGATGGATCTTCAGCATGGCAGTCTTTTCTTTAGTACTTCAAAGATTGTCTCTGGAAAAg aTTACAAGGTATCTGAAAACTCCAAATTAGTTATTGTCACAGCAGGTGCAAGGCAGAATGAGGGAGAAAGTCGCCTTGACCTGGTCCAGCGTAATGTGGCTATCATGAAATCAATCATTCCTTGCATAGTCCGTTATAGTCCTGACTGTAAAATGCTTATTGTTTCAAACCCAG TGGATATTTTGACATATGTGGTCTGGAAGATAAGTGGCTTACCTGCAAGTCGTGTAATTGGAAGTGGTTGCAATCTAGACTCTGCCCGTTTTCGTTACCTTATTGGAGAAAAATTGGGTGTCCATCCCACAAGCTGTCATGGTTGGATTATTGGAGAACATGGTGATTCTAGTG tgCCCTTGTGGAGTGGGGTGAATGTTGCTGGTGTTCCGCTGAAGTCTCTGCACCCTGACTTAGGAACTGACTCAGACAAGGAACAGTGGAAAACAATTCATAAACAAGTTGTTGAAAG TGCCTATGAGGTCCTTAAGCTAAAGGGGTATACCTCTTGGGCTATTGGATTGTCTGTGACAGATCTGG GGATCATTTTGAAGAATCTTAGGAGAGTGCATCCAGTTTCCACTATGGTTAAG GGCTTATatggaataaaggaagaaatcttTCTCAGTATCCCTTGTATCTTGGGACGGAATGGCATCTCGGATATTGTGAAGGTTAACTTGAATTCTCAGGAGGAGGTCCTTCTCAAGAAGAGTGCAAATACACTTTGGGATATTCAAAAGGATCTggtattttaa